The Geobacillus genomosp. 3 genome segment CAGGCATGGCCGGTTTTCTTTGGCGTATGGCAAAAACAGTTCCTTCATCGCCAGCGGGCTCGGCTGTGCCGTTTTCACCGTATGCCCTTCCCGCATGGCGTCATATACTTGCTTCGGCTCGATCGTAATGCCGTCTTCGTAATCTTGACCGTTCCAATGAACGACAAGGGGCAAAAACGCGATCCGGTGCCCGCGAATGTACGATTGCGGCAAATCGGCGCCGCTGTCGGTGATGAGTTGAATGGACATATTCGTTCCCTCCTTAGGCGGGATGAATGGCGGTTCATAGGTTTAGTGTATCGGTTTTGACGGGGAAACACAATATGGAAGTAAAAGACGATGAGTCAGAAAGAAGGCTGCGGATGGCCCGCAGCCTTTCATTGGGTGATTTGATCAAGCTCAGCTTGAAATTGACGCAACTGCGCTTTTTCCGCCGCATTGGAATGCGCATACGCGGATGACATGGCGTTTTTGGCGATGGCAACAGCGCGGTCGACGCTCATCTCGATCTCGCCGTTGGCCGCTTGTTTGGCCTGCGCGACCGCTTTGCGCGCTTCCTGGAAGAGACGGTTGCCCATCGTCACACGCCTCCAAGCGATGTTTCAACCGCTTTTTCCGCCTTGCGCGCTTCCGCCTCAGCGTATGTTAAGTGATAAGGGATTCGCTTGTCATGCCGTTCGACTGCATCGACACCTTGCTGGACGAAACGCTTCGATTTATTTCGTTTGCCCATGACGGATTCCCCCTTTAAAAAATGAAGACGCGCGTTGCGTCACGTATAGTGTAACCACATGGGGGGAACAGTACTAAGGAAATTCGTTACAACACACGATTGGCCGAAGGAAGCAAAAATCGGGGGGAGGGCGCCAGACCGCACGGGGCGATGCAAGGCGGGAAAGAGCCGTCTGGCGGGATGCCTTGCATGCCGCAGGCGGACGCTACAAGCGCAAAACTTCTTGCAAATAGCGGCCGATGCCGTCTTCTTCATTGCTTGCGGTCATGTCATCGGCTACGGTTTTTAACGGCTCAATGGCGTTGCCCATGGCGACGCCCAGCCCGGCCCAATCGATCATTTCCAAATCGTTGTCCTCATCGCCAAAGGCGATGACGCGCTCCCTCGGAATGCCAAAGTAGTCGGCCACTTGTTTCAACCCGGCCGCTTTATGAACGCCATGGCGGACGATTTCAATGACATGCCACGGCTCGTTCCAGCGCCGGTGGTGCAGGACGTTGGCGTAGACGTGCGACAAATGCGATTGGATTCGCTCGATATGATCGCCGTCCGTATACACGAGCACGCTCGTCGGGTCTTTGCCGAGTGAGCGGCGCAAATCGCCGATTTCGATCGTCGGATTGCCGAGGCGGACGATGTCAAGCAAGACGTCGTCATGCTCGTGAAAATAGACGTCATCCATCACTTCGGCCAAAATGTTTTTGATCCGGTACGTTTCCCCGAGCTCGACAATGTCTTTGACGACGGTAAGCGGCAGCGGGGAATGGCGCACGCCCCATGACGATTGGCGCGGGTGATGGACAAACGCACCGTTGAAGTTGACGATCGGCGTCGTAAGGCCAAGCTCCTCGTAATACATTTGGCTCGCCCGGTACGGGCGGCCGGTGGCGATGACAACGAAATGGCCGGCGTCGATGGCGCGGCGGATGACGTCTTTGGTGAACGGAGAAATCGTTTTATCCTCTTTGAGCAACGTTCCATCTAAATCCAAAGCGATTAAATACGGCTTCATGCTCGACTCCTTTGCTTTGTTATTCTTTCCACTTTCTAGTGTAACTCTTTTCCAAAATCGCTGTCTATATGGTACACTAGACAGCGATGGAAAAAGACAGAAGGAGTTTGAACTGCCATGGTCATCGTTGAAAAAGAATGGTTGGCCGGCGTGCCGGTGCTTCACGTTGTCAAGCCGGAAAAGCGGGGCGAACGGCTGCCGCTCGTTTTCTTTATCCACGGCTTCAAGAGCGCGAAAGAACATAATTTGCATTTTGGCTATTTGCTTGCAGAAGCGGGCTATCGCGTTGTGCTTCCCGATGCGCTGTTTCACGGCGAGCGGGACGAAGGTTTGAGCGAACGAAAATTGCAGCTGTCGTTTTGGGACATTGTCGTGCGCACGATTACCGAAATCGACGAGATGAAACATGATCTTGTGAACCGTGGCCTGGCCGACCCGGAACGGATCGGGCTCGCCGGGACATCGATGGGTGGGATCGCCACGTTCGGCGCGCTTGCCGTCTATCCATGGGTGAAGGTGGCGGTGGCGCTCATGGGCTGTCCGAACTACCGCGCCTTTTTTGACGCCATGATGGAGGAAGCGAAACGGCGCCGCATTGATATTCCATTGCCCCCGACATTGCTTGAGTTCGAAAAAGAAAAGATCGCCCGCTACGATTTGTCCAGGCAGCCGGAAACACTCGCCGGACGGCCGCTGTTCATCTGGCACGGGAAAGCTGATCAAGTCGTCCCGTATGCTTATACATATGAGTTTTATGAACAAATTAAACCACTTTATGAAG includes the following:
- a CDS encoding DUF3813 domain-containing protein; its protein translation is MGNRLFQEARKAVAQAKQAANGEIEMSVDRAVAIAKNAMSSAYAHSNAAEKAQLRQFQAELDQITQ
- a CDS encoding Cof-type HAD-IIB family hydrolase, whose protein sequence is MKPYLIALDLDGTLLKEDKTISPFTKDVIRRAIDAGHFVVIATGRPYRASQMYYEELGLTTPIVNFNGAFVHHPRQSSWGVRHSPLPLTVVKDIVELGETYRIKNILAEVMDDVYFHEHDDVLLDIVRLGNPTIEIGDLRRSLGKDPTSVLVYTDGDHIERIQSHLSHVYANVLHHRRWNEPWHVIEIVRHGVHKAAGLKQVADYFGIPRERVIAFGDEDNDLEMIDWAGLGVAMGNAIEPLKTVADDMTASNEEDGIGRYLQEVLRL
- a CDS encoding alpha/beta fold hydrolase, producing MVIVEKEWLAGVPVLHVVKPEKRGERLPLVFFIHGFKSAKEHNLHFGYLLAEAGYRVVLPDALFHGERDEGLSERKLQLSFWDIVVRTITEIDEMKHDLVNRGLADPERIGLAGTSMGGIATFGALAVYPWVKVAVALMGCPNYRAFFDAMMEEAKRRRIDIPLPPTLLEFEKEKIARYDLSRQPETLAGRPLFIWHGKADQVVPYAYTYEFYEQIKPLYEGNEDRLQFIADPHAGHKVTRQALLETVRWFREYV